The Rhizobium sp. BT03 genome has a window encoding:
- the lptE gene encoding LPS assembly lipoprotein LptE, which produces MSSDIACKLARNAGIAMILASTAFLSACQVRPLYSENSGLTEKLASVGFSPAGSRVEQQVRNHLIFMASRGAGEPDKPDYQVDLHATSSVADTLLTDSADTSRAGRVTVSVTYTLRATTDNHVIKAGSRSTTALVDFPDQEFAKQRAIRDAENRAADQVAEFVGADIAAALSR; this is translated from the coding sequence TTGTCGTCTGATATCGCTTGCAAGCTGGCACGTAATGCCGGCATCGCCATGATCCTTGCCTCCACGGCTTTTCTCTCTGCCTGCCAGGTCCGGCCGCTTTATTCGGAAAATTCCGGTCTCACCGAAAAGCTCGCCTCGGTCGGCTTTTCCCCGGCAGGCAGCCGGGTCGAGCAGCAGGTCCGCAATCACTTGATCTTCATGGCGTCGCGTGGCGCCGGCGAACCCGACAAGCCGGACTATCAGGTCGATTTGCATGCCACTTCGTCCGTGGCCGACACGCTGCTGACGGATTCGGCCGATACCTCGCGCGCCGGCCGTGTCACCGTCAGCGTCACCTACACGCTGCGCGCCACGACCGACAACCACGTGATCAAGGCCGGCAGCCGCTCGACCACCGCGCTGGTGGACTTCCCTGACCAGGAATTCGCCAAGCAGCGGGCGATCCGGGATGCCGAGAACCGCGCGGCCGATCAGGTGGCGGAATTCGTCGGGGCCGATATCGCCGCTGCGCTCAGCCGCTGA
- the leuS gene encoding leucine--tRNA ligase: protein MATERYNPRDAEPRWQQKWNEDKVFETDNSDPREKYYVLEMFPYPSGRIHMGHVRNYAMGDVVARYKRARGYNVLHPMGWDAFGMPAENAAMERGVHPASWTYQNIGSMKAQLKAMGLSLDWSREFATCDVEYYQHQQHLFLDFLEKGLVYRKQSKVNWDPVDNTVLANEQVIDGRGWRSGALVEQRELTQWFFKITDFSQDLLDALDTLDQWPEKVRLMQKNWIGRSEGLTVRWEIVPETAPAGESEITVYTTRPDTLFGASFLAIAADHPLAKDAAAKNADIEAFCEECRRAGTSLAALETAEKKGVDTGIRVRHPLDPSWELPVYIANFVLMDYGTGAIFGCPSGDQRDLDFARKYGLPVVAVVMPKDGDAASFSIGDTAYDGDGVMINSRFLDGKTTEEAFNIVADRLSGASLGNAPVAERKVNFRLRDWGISRQRYWGCPIPVIHCDDCGVVPVPKKDLPVKLPDDVTFDQPGNPLDRHPTWRHVACPTCGKDARRETDTMDTFVDSSWYFTRFTAPWEGKPTDPEAANRWLPVDQYIGGIEHAILHLLYSRFFTRAMRETGHVAATEPFKGLFTQGMVVHETYSRGAGASREWVAPADIRIEELDGKRRAFLLTSGEEIAIGSIEKMSKSKKNVVDPDDIIASYGADTARFFVLSDSPPERDVIWSEAGVEGAHRFTQRLWRLISEAANALSAVAPAPATEGEALSISQAAHRTLKAVENDYDKLWFNKAVARIYELVNALAAPMTRVAAGEGDATYRAAVRDAAEILIQLVAPMTPHLAEECWTALGNKGLLARTGWPRYDETLVVENDVVLPVQINGKKRAELTISRDADQNAVTDAVLDLDAVKNALNGQAPKKIIVVPQRIVNIVV, encoded by the coding sequence ATGGCCACCGAACGTTATAATCCGCGCGATGCCGAGCCCCGCTGGCAGCAGAAATGGAACGAAGACAAGGTCTTCGAGACCGACAATTCAGATCCGCGCGAAAAATATTACGTCCTCGAAATGTTCCCCTATCCGTCGGGGCGCATCCATATGGGCCATGTCCGCAATTACGCCATGGGCGATGTCGTCGCCCGCTACAAGCGCGCCCGCGGTTACAATGTGCTGCATCCGATGGGCTGGGACGCTTTTGGCATGCCGGCGGAGAACGCTGCCATGGAGCGCGGCGTGCACCCGGCCTCCTGGACCTACCAGAATATCGGCTCGATGAAGGCGCAGTTGAAGGCCATGGGGCTTTCGCTGGACTGGAGCCGTGAATTCGCCACCTGCGACGTCGAGTATTACCAGCACCAGCAGCATCTCTTCCTGGATTTCCTGGAGAAGGGCCTGGTCTACCGCAAGCAGTCGAAGGTCAACTGGGATCCGGTCGACAATACCGTGCTCGCCAACGAGCAGGTGATCGACGGCCGCGGCTGGCGGTCCGGCGCGCTGGTCGAACAGCGCGAACTGACGCAATGGTTCTTCAAGATCACCGATTTCAGCCAGGACCTGCTCGACGCGCTGGATACGCTCGACCAGTGGCCGGAAAAAGTGCGTCTGATGCAGAAGAACTGGATCGGCCGCTCGGAAGGCCTGACGGTCCGCTGGGAGATCGTGCCGGAAACGGCGCCCGCCGGCGAGAGCGAGATCACGGTCTATACCACCCGGCCGGACACGCTCTTCGGCGCCTCCTTCCTGGCAATTGCCGCCGATCATCCGCTGGCGAAGGATGCGGCCGCCAAGAACGCCGATATCGAGGCCTTCTGCGAGGAGTGCCGTCGCGCCGGCACCTCGCTTGCCGCCCTGGAGACCGCCGAGAAGAAGGGCGTGGATACCGGTATCCGCGTCCGCCATCCGCTCGATCCCTCCTGGGAGCTGCCGGTCTATATCGCCAATTTCGTGCTGATGGATTATGGCACCGGCGCGATCTTCGGCTGCCCCTCGGGCGACCAGCGCGACCTGGATTTTGCCCGGAAATATGGCCTGCCGGTCGTGGCGGTCGTCATGCCGAAAGACGGCGATGCGGCGAGCTTTTCAATCGGCGACACGGCCTATGACGGCGATGGCGTGATGATCAATTCGCGCTTCCTCGACGGCAAGACGACCGAGGAAGCCTTCAATATCGTTGCCGACCGTCTGTCGGGCGCTTCGCTCGGCAATGCGCCGGTGGCTGAGCGCAAGGTCAATTTCCGTCTGCGCGACTGGGGCATTTCCCGGCAGCGTTATTGGGGTTGCCCGATCCCGGTCATCCATTGCGATGATTGCGGCGTCGTGCCGGTGCCGAAGAAAGACCTGCCGGTCAAGCTGCCCGACGACGTCACCTTCGACCAGCCGGGCAATCCGCTCGACCGTCATCCGACCTGGCGGCACGTTGCCTGCCCGACCTGCGGCAAGGACGCTCGCCGCGAGACGGATACGATGGATACCTTCGTCGATTCGAGCTGGTATTTCACCCGTTTCACGGCGCCCTGGGAAGGAAAGCCGACCGATCCTGAGGCGGCTAACCGTTGGCTGCCGGTTGATCAGTATATCGGCGGCATCGAGCATGCGATCCTGCATCTGCTCTATTCCCGCTTCTTCACCCGCGCCATGCGCGAGACCGGCCATGTCGCCGCCACCGAGCCTTTCAAGGGCCTCTTCACCCAGGGCATGGTGGTTCATGAGACCTATAGCCGCGGGGCCGGCGCGAGCCGGGAATGGGTGGCCCCAGCCGATATCCGCATCGAGGAACTCGACGGCAAACGCCGCGCCTTCCTGCTGACCTCAGGCGAGGAGATCGCCATCGGCTCGATCGAGAAGATGTCGAAGTCGAAGAAGAACGTGGTCGATCCCGACGATATCATCGCCTCCTACGGCGCCGATACCGCCCGTTTCTTCGTTCTGTCCGACTCGCCGCCGGAGCGTGACGTCATCTGGTCCGAAGCCGGCGTCGAAGGCGCCCATCGCTTCACCCAGCGTCTGTGGCGATTGATTTCCGAAGCCGCGAACGCGCTTTCCGCCGTCGCGCCGGCGCCGGCGACCGAGGGGGAAGCACTGTCGATCTCGCAGGCTGCCCACAGGACCCTGAAGGCCGTCGAGAACGATTACGACAAGCTCTGGTTCAACAAGGCCGTCGCCCGAATCTATGAACTCGTCAACGCGCTGGCAGCGCCGATGACCAGGGTTGCGGCGGGCGAGGGTGATGCCACCTATCGCGCCGCTGTGCGCGATGCCGCCGAGATCCTCATTCAGCTGGTCGCGCCGATGACGCCGCATCTGGCCGAGGAATGCTGGACGGCGCTCGGCAATAAGGGGCTGCTTGCCCGGACCGGCTGGCCGCGATACGACGAGACGCTCGTCGTCGAAAATGATGTCGTCCTGCCCGTCCAGATCAACGGCAAGAAGCGCGCTGAATTGACAATTTCTCGCGACGCAGATCAGAATGCCGTCACCGACGCCGTGCTGGATCTGGATGCGGTGAAGAACGCGCTGAACGGACAGGCACCGAAGAAGATCATCGTGGTTCCCCAAAGGATTGTGAACATTGTCGTCTGA
- a CDS encoding YggS family pyridoxal phosphate-dependent enzyme, whose amino-acid sequence MELQERLNDVRSRIAAGERQAARPAGSVQLVAVSKTFEAEAIRPAIDAGQRVFGENRVQESQGKWPMLKAEQPNIVLHLIGPLQSNKAADAVALFDVIETVDREKIARTLAEEMRRQGRRPLLYVQVNTGLEPQKAGITPDDTPAFVTLCREELGLSVEGLMCIPPAEENPGPHFALLAKLALTCGVEKLSMGMSGDYETAIAFGATSVRVGSAIFGAR is encoded by the coding sequence ATGGAACTTCAAGAGCGGTTGAACGACGTGCGGTCGCGGATCGCGGCTGGTGAACGCCAGGCAGCTCGCCCTGCGGGGTCCGTTCAACTCGTTGCGGTGTCGAAGACCTTCGAGGCGGAGGCGATCCGCCCGGCCATCGACGCCGGACAGCGCGTCTTCGGCGAGAACCGGGTGCAGGAGAGCCAGGGCAAGTGGCCGATGCTGAAAGCCGAACAGCCGAATATCGTGCTGCATCTGATCGGACCGCTGCAATCGAACAAGGCGGCGGATGCGGTGGCGCTTTTCGACGTCATCGAGACGGTGGACCGGGAAAAGATCGCCCGCACGCTTGCCGAGGAGATGAGGCGGCAGGGCAGGAGGCCGCTGCTCTACGTCCAGGTCAATACCGGGCTCGAGCCGCAGAAGGCCGGCATTACGCCTGACGACACACCCGCTTTCGTGACCCTTTGCCGCGAGGAACTCGGTCTTTCCGTCGAAGGTCTGATGTGCATTCCGCCGGCGGAGGAAAATCCCGGGCCGCATTTCGCCCTGCTGGCAAAGCTCGCGCTGACCTGCGGCGTCGAAAAACTGTCGATGGGCATGTCGGGCGACTATGAGACGGCAATCGCCTTCGGCGCCACCAGCGTGCGCGTCGGTTCGGCGATTTTCGGCGCGCGCTGA